One part of the Triplophysa rosa linkage group LG5, Trosa_1v2, whole genome shotgun sequence genome encodes these proteins:
- the cadm3 gene encoding cell adhesion molecule 3 isoform X2 codes for MSVMLARMTFPSFQRSVVMALVALMLLFASSVRSNFVYDDDPFQPVTQDETVSVGGTVTLTCSVKENDNSSLQWSNTAQQTLYFGEKRALRDNRIQLVKSTGTELIITISEVQLSDDGEYTCSIFTMPVRTARATVTVLGVPGKPVITGFEDAVHEGSKVTLTCTSSGSKPPAKLHWYRDQEELQGRPDIVESNPDEPTYTVTSELMLTVTRDDNDALIACAVDHPSIANGDKKTEQPLNVLFSPSVWIQAENDLPREGEKFYLQCVGNGNPEPTAYTWDKKDGLLSLQVKVDGAFLRFESLNKSDDGIYMCYADNGIGRGDGSFPLSVQDSDLFGFTSPPPLLSSSLAFTSPPHPFIFTSAESQTLPPPTSSASVPTPSVSFTFPPSPPTSPTLSHSPETPTASLSNALFPDLLPSSVPTRMPPSPHFSTPATPSSVTQLNGVHTFTGNSSRTHAFNTPQ; via the exons ATGATGACCCCTTTCAGCCGGTGACCCAAGATGAGACTGTGTCAGTGGGCGGGACCGTGACACTGACCTGCAGCGTGAAGGAAAACGATAACTCCTCCCTCCAGTGGTCAAACACGGCCCAGCAGACCCTGTACTTCGGAGAGAAGAGAG CACTGAGAGATAACCGTATCCAGTTGGTAAAGTCCACAGGCACAGAGCTGATAATCACCATCTCAGAAGTTCAGTTGTCAGATGATGGAGAGTACACCTGTTCAATCTTCACTATGCCTGTCCGAACAGCACGGGCCACCGTTACTGTACTCG GTGTCCCAGGTAAGCCAGTGATAACAGGCTTTGAAGATGCTGTTCACGAGGGCAGCAAAGTGACTCTCACTTGCACAAGTTCGGGCAGCAAACCTCCTGCCAAACTCCACTGGTACAGAGATCAAGAAGAGCTACAAG GACGTCCTGACATTGTGGAGTCCAACCCTGATGAACCGACCTACACAGTGACTAGCGAGCTGATGCTCACTGTCACCAGAGACGATAATGACGCCCTGATCGCCTGCGCCGTGGATCACCCGTCCATCGCCAACGGAGACAAAAAGACAGAGCAACCTCTCAACGTCTTGT tTTCTCCAAGCGTGTGGATTCAAGCCGAGAATGACCTCCCCCGAGAAGGGGAGAAGTTTTACCTGCAGTGCGTTGGGAACGGAAATCCAGa GCCCACGGCTTACACGTGGGATAAGAAAGATGGACTGCTCTCCCTGCAGGTGAAGGTAGATGGTGCGTTCCTGCGATTTGAGTCCCTCAACAAGTCTGATGATGGCATTTATATGTGCTATGCTGACAACGGGATCGGCAGGGGGGACGGATCGTTCCCGCTCTCTGTGCAAG ATTCAGACCTCTTCGGTTTcacctctcctcctcctcttctttcTTCCTCTCTCGCTTTTACATCTCCACCTCATCCCTTCATTTTTACCTCCGCTGAAAGTCAAACTCTTCCTCCTCCCACCTCTTCCGCCAGTGTTCCTACTCCATCCGTCTCCTTCACTTTCCCTCCGTCTCCTCCCACTTCGCCCACGCTGTCTCATTCTCCTGAAACTCCCACCGCTTCTCTTTCCAATGCGCTCTTTCCCGATCTTTTGCCTTCTTCCGTTCCCACTCGCATGCCTCCATCGCCCCACTTCTCCACCCCTGCCACTCCATCATCTGTTACTCAGCTGAATGGAGTTCACACCTTTACAGGTAATTCATCGCGCACACACGCTTTTAACACGCCCCAGTAG
- the cadm3 gene encoding cell adhesion molecule 3 isoform X1 produces MSVMLARMTFPSFQRSVVMALVALMLLFASSVRSNFVYDDDPFQPVTQDETVSVGGTVTLTCSVKENDNSSLQWSNTAQQTLYFGEKRALRDNRIQLVKSTGTELIITISEVQLSDDGEYTCSIFTMPVRTARATVTVLGVPGKPVITGFEDAVHEGSKVTLTCTSSGSKPPAKLHWYRDQEELQGRPDIVESNPDEPTYTVTSELMLTVTRDDNDALIACAVDHPSIANGDKKTEQPLNVLFSPSVWIQAENDLPREGEKFYLQCVGNGNPEPTAYTWDKKDGLLSLQVKVDGAFLRFESLNKSDDGIYMCYADNGIGRGDGSFPLSVQDSDLFGFTSPPPLLSSSLAFTSPPHPFIFTSAESQTLPPPTSSASVPTPSVSFTFPPSPPTSPTLSHSPETPTASLSNALFPDLLPSSVPTRMPPSPHFSTPATPSSVTQLNGVHTFTDGVTITTGIVLSHSFLFSFCLSLSPFFCTGNRKSLMTFQ; encoded by the exons ATGATGACCCCTTTCAGCCGGTGACCCAAGATGAGACTGTGTCAGTGGGCGGGACCGTGACACTGACCTGCAGCGTGAAGGAAAACGATAACTCCTCCCTCCAGTGGTCAAACACGGCCCAGCAGACCCTGTACTTCGGAGAGAAGAGAG CACTGAGAGATAACCGTATCCAGTTGGTAAAGTCCACAGGCACAGAGCTGATAATCACCATCTCAGAAGTTCAGTTGTCAGATGATGGAGAGTACACCTGTTCAATCTTCACTATGCCTGTCCGAACAGCACGGGCCACCGTTACTGTACTCG GTGTCCCAGGTAAGCCAGTGATAACAGGCTTTGAAGATGCTGTTCACGAGGGCAGCAAAGTGACTCTCACTTGCACAAGTTCGGGCAGCAAACCTCCTGCCAAACTCCACTGGTACAGAGATCAAGAAGAGCTACAAG GACGTCCTGACATTGTGGAGTCCAACCCTGATGAACCGACCTACACAGTGACTAGCGAGCTGATGCTCACTGTCACCAGAGACGATAATGACGCCCTGATCGCCTGCGCCGTGGATCACCCGTCCATCGCCAACGGAGACAAAAAGACAGAGCAACCTCTCAACGTCTTGT tTTCTCCAAGCGTGTGGATTCAAGCCGAGAATGACCTCCCCCGAGAAGGGGAGAAGTTTTACCTGCAGTGCGTTGGGAACGGAAATCCAGa GCCCACGGCTTACACGTGGGATAAGAAAGATGGACTGCTCTCCCTGCAGGTGAAGGTAGATGGTGCGTTCCTGCGATTTGAGTCCCTCAACAAGTCTGATGATGGCATTTATATGTGCTATGCTGACAACGGGATCGGCAGGGGGGACGGATCGTTCCCGCTCTCTGTGCAAG ATTCAGACCTCTTCGGTTTcacctctcctcctcctcttctttcTTCCTCTCTCGCTTTTACATCTCCACCTCATCCCTTCATTTTTACCTCCGCTGAAAGTCAAACTCTTCCTCCTCCCACCTCTTCCGCCAGTGTTCCTACTCCATCCGTCTCCTTCACTTTCCCTCCGTCTCCTCCCACTTCGCCCACGCTGTCTCATTCTCCTGAAACTCCCACCGCTTCTCTTTCCAATGCGCTCTTTCCCGATCTTTTGCCTTCTTCCGTTCCCACTCGCATGCCTCCATCGCCCCACTTCTCCACCCCTGCCACTCCATCATCTGTTACTCAGCTGAATGGAGTTCACACCTTTACAG ACGGTGTAACGATCACTACAGGTATTGTCCTTTCTCACTCATTCCTATTttcattctgtctctctctctctccttttttcTGTACCGGGAATAGAAAATCACTAATGACATTTCAATAA